A part of Halodesulfovibrio marinisediminis DSM 17456 genomic DNA contains:
- a CDS encoding ATP-binding protein, translated as MRSKNTRNEITPGRLLSPYCIVAVVLLVGLGVAFLTYNTIQKNMKEYVRLYEDKGASLITSVEAGVRTDLRSRNSTIRLKLLLDEMADRPEIFFIAITFSDGTIMQSSFTEGQKRMEEQFLRRIKELPKGEEGRSIIYNANERQVFLAYREFTPLTRKELWNKLQKEPTLKPLERFMKLFRKKASTEAATITQKSTKKVDTQNLAKDISTLLNSAEDDKEQPVIYVGLDARSLRDLQRASTVQTVVTSSSVLLLAVVGFLSLYWAHRAQRSRRKAGRSQAMVQEVVYNLPDGLIVTDSNDQIVYMNELSKVLLHCDGDITAGLDAAHVLLPDLVPYYIKAREGLLRREEVIELSTEALPLLPVGVTGSVIKDEHDVVVGTVFLMRDLREMHNLQTEVERKGKLAAIGSLAAGVAHEIRNPLSSIKGGATYLKSQFSQGSAGEKTATIVIDEVERLNRVITDLIGLSRPSDLTMKPVAVASVIEHCTALITQEAELRDVLLSVSIPEDTPFVMLDKDRFSQVILNLCLNSLDAMDEGGELKVTVVPEAQSISVIVEDNGEGMDNETRERIFEPYFTTKSHGTGLGLSVVHKIIEAHNGIIRVFSHKDKGTRFVIQLPCMDKE; from the coding sequence ATGCGTTCAAAAAATACACGAAATGAGATAACTCCGGGAAGATTGCTCTCGCCATATTGTATAGTGGCGGTTGTTCTGCTTGTGGGATTGGGCGTAGCTTTTCTTACGTACAATACTATTCAGAAGAACATGAAAGAGTATGTGCGTCTGTACGAAGATAAGGGAGCCTCCCTTATCACCTCTGTAGAGGCTGGAGTACGGACAGATCTACGGAGCAGAAATTCAACAATCCGGCTCAAGTTGTTGTTGGACGAGATGGCAGACCGTCCCGAAATTTTCTTCATAGCTATTACCTTCAGTGATGGCACCATCATGCAAAGTAGTTTTACTGAAGGGCAAAAACGCATGGAGGAACAGTTCTTACGGCGCATAAAGGAGTTGCCGAAAGGGGAAGAAGGACGCTCGATTATTTACAATGCTAATGAGCGTCAGGTTTTTTTAGCCTATAGAGAATTTACCCCGTTAACTCGCAAGGAACTCTGGAATAAGCTGCAAAAGGAGCCGACCCTAAAGCCTTTAGAACGGTTTATGAAGTTGTTTCGTAAGAAGGCTTCAACAGAAGCAGCGACTATCACCCAGAAATCAACGAAGAAGGTTGATACGCAAAATCTTGCTAAGGATATCAGCACGCTTCTTAACTCTGCCGAAGATGATAAGGAACAGCCGGTTATCTATGTAGGACTGGATGCCCGTTCGTTGCGTGACTTACAGCGTGCCAGCACTGTACAGACTGTTGTTACGAGCAGCAGTGTGCTGCTGTTAGCTGTGGTTGGATTCTTATCCCTATACTGGGCGCATCGTGCTCAGCGTTCTCGTCGAAAAGCAGGACGGAGTCAGGCCATGGTTCAGGAGGTTGTATACAACTTGCCGGATGGACTGATTGTAACCGACAGTAATGATCAGATTGTTTACATGAACGAGTTGAGCAAGGTCTTGTTGCACTGTGATGGGGACATTACCGCAGGACTTGATGCTGCTCACGTACTGTTACCGGATCTCGTGCCTTACTACATTAAGGCGCGTGAAGGATTGCTGCGTCGCGAGGAAGTTATTGAACTTTCGACTGAGGCATTACCGCTGCTGCCTGTGGGGGTAACAGGTTCTGTTATTAAAGATGAGCATGATGTGGTTGTCGGAACTGTGTTCCTCATGCGCGACCTGCGTGAGATGCATAACTTGCAAACCGAAGTGGAGCGTAAGGGCAAACTTGCGGCTATCGGTTCCCTTGCGGCAGGTGTTGCACATGAAATCCGTAATCCGCTCAGTTCTATTAAAGGTGGTGCAACCTACCTTAAATCCCAGTTCTCACAAGGCAGTGCCGGAGAAAAAACAGCTACCATTGTTATTGACGAAGTGGAGCGTTTGAACCGTGTAATTACCGATCTTATCGGGCTTTCTCGTCCTTCGGATTTGACCATGAAGCCAGTTGCTGTTGCCAGTGTAATCGAACATTGCACCGCGCTGATTACGCAGGAAGCGGAACTGCGAGATGTGTTGCTTTCTGTCAGTATTCCTGAAGACACCCCGTTTGTTATGTTAGATAAGGACAGGTTCTCGCAGGTTATTTTAAACCTGTGTCTGAACAGTCTGGATGCGATGGATGAAGGTGGTGAGTTAAAGGTTACCGTGGTGCCGGAGGCTCAGTCCATAAGCGTTATTGTGGAAGATAATGGCGAAGGTATGGACAACGAGACAAGAGAGCGGATTTTTGAGCCATATTTTACAACCAAGTCTCATGGCACGGGGCTTGGCTTGTCTGTCGTGCATAAGATTATTGAAGCCCATAACGGAATTATTCGTGTGTTCTCTCACAAGGATAAGGGAACACGATTTGTGATACAGCTGCCTTGTATGGATAAGGAGTAA
- a CDS encoding sigma-54-dependent transcriptional regulator produces the protein MMPAHILIVDDDGSHRTVLRTIIEDWGYEVSEAPDGETAVAMTQERPYDSVLMDIRMGGMDGITAQKQIAKHNPSIPVLIMTAYSSINTAVLALKQGAYDYLIKPLDFDVLKLTIERMLDHTRLAEENRSLKENNSVKNQFGMVGSSERMHELVETVTTVAPTHAPVLITGESGTGKELVAKAVYQASERSNKPFVTINCAALSESLLESELFGHEKGAFTGADKRRDGLFWQANGGTIFMDEVGEIPLSLQAKLLRVLQQGELQRVGSDAILHVDIRVIAATNRDLQEEVANKTFREDLFYRLNVIGLEVPSLRERQADIPLLAEHFMNMYAAKYGKNIVGFSPQAMDALVNCPWPGNIRELENTMERAVIMATTEYITDRELPANLRKAFLEQTGTNAGSVELPLGDVSLESLEKRAVQAALKKHKKKVDAANALGITRATLHSKIKKYGLEESKRK, from the coding sequence ATGATGCCAGCACATATTTTAATTGTTGATGATGACGGTTCGCACCGTACGGTACTCCGCACTATTATTGAAGACTGGGGCTATGAAGTTTCTGAAGCTCCTGACGGTGAAACCGCTGTAGCAATGACGCAGGAGCGTCCGTATGACAGTGTGCTTATGGATATTCGCATGGGTGGTATGGACGGTATTACTGCACAGAAGCAGATTGCAAAGCATAATCCATCAATTCCTGTATTAATTATGACGGCGTATTCTTCCATTAATACAGCTGTACTTGCCTTGAAGCAGGGCGCATATGACTATCTTATTAAGCCGCTGGATTTTGATGTCTTAAAGTTGACCATAGAACGGATGCTCGATCATACCCGTCTTGCCGAAGAGAACCGTTCTTTGAAAGAGAATAATTCGGTTAAAAATCAGTTCGGCATGGTCGGCAGCAGTGAGCGAATGCATGAACTGGTAGAAACTGTTACTACTGTTGCCCCGACACATGCGCCGGTCCTTATTACAGGAGAGTCCGGAACAGGTAAGGAACTTGTTGCTAAAGCGGTGTATCAGGCAAGTGAACGTTCCAACAAACCGTTTGTGACCATTAACTGTGCTGCCTTGAGTGAAAGCCTGCTGGAGTCTGAATTGTTCGGGCATGAAAAGGGAGCTTTTACAGGGGCAGATAAACGTCGTGACGGACTGTTCTGGCAGGCGAACGGTGGTACAATTTTTATGGACGAAGTGGGGGAAATCCCCCTCTCGTTGCAGGCAAAGTTGCTACGTGTGTTGCAGCAGGGTGAATTGCAGCGTGTGGGGAGTGACGCAATCTTGCATGTAGATATCCGCGTTATTGCGGCTACGAACAGAGACTTGCAGGAAGAAGTTGCTAACAAGACGTTCCGTGAGGATTTATTTTACCGTCTTAATGTTATCGGGCTGGAAGTTCCTTCCTTGCGTGAGCGTCAGGCAGATATCCCATTATTAGCTGAGCATTTTATGAATATGTATGCTGCAAAATATGGCAAAAATATCGTGGGATTTTCTCCTCAGGCTATGGATGCTCTCGTAAATTGTCCGTGGCCGGGGAATATCCGTGAACTGGAAAACACGATGGAACGTGCTGTTATTATGGCTACTACAGAGTATATTACCGACAGGGAGTTGCCAGCTAACCTGCGTAAGGCCTTCCTAGAACAGACAGGCACTAATGCCGGTAGTGTTGAGTTGCCGTTGGGTGATGTTTCGCTCGAAAGTTTGGAAAAGCGCGCTGTGCAGGCCGCACTTAAAAAGCATAAAAAGAAAGTGGATGCTGCTAATGCATTGGGAATCACCCGTGCAACCCTGCATAGTAAGATTAAAAAATACGGCCTTGAAGAAAGTAAGCGAAAGTAA
- a CDS encoding ion transporter: MKRRTLKHIVYDTMYLQDTLAGKVFNFVLIACILMSVGVVLAYSIPSFAAEYWYAVNYLEFFFTVLFTIEYALRVWCTPSPKAYIMSGYGVIDFLSIAPTWITILFPFFPSLALLRLFRVLRILRLVKLLQYLNDMHLIVQILRNSRRRIAVLTLWIMVLVVIFGTLMYVIEGQEHGFTSIPISIYWAIVTLTTVGYGDIVPQTVLGKAVAALIMLIGYSMIVILAGVISQEFSDMKKNIQTLSCNSCGKSDHEHNAVYCKHCGNRL; this comes from the coding sequence ATGAAAAGAAGAACATTAAAACATATTGTATATGATACTATGTACTTGCAGGACACGCTTGCCGGCAAGGTTTTTAATTTTGTGCTTATAGCATGTATTCTTATGTCGGTAGGTGTTGTGCTTGCGTATTCAATTCCTTCTTTTGCTGCAGAATATTGGTACGCGGTAAATTATTTGGAATTTTTTTTCACAGTACTTTTTACCATAGAATATGCCTTACGTGTTTGGTGTACTCCTTCTCCTAAGGCATATATAATGAGTGGTTACGGTGTGATAGATTTTCTGTCCATTGCTCCTACATGGATAACAATCCTCTTTCCTTTCTTCCCATCTCTTGCCCTATTACGCCTTTTTCGCGTGCTGCGAATCCTTCGTCTAGTAAAGTTATTGCAGTATTTGAACGATATGCACTTGATAGTGCAGATCTTGCGTAACAGTAGACGTAGGATTGCCGTGTTGACGTTATGGATTATGGTGCTTGTCGTTATCTTTGGAACGTTGATGTACGTTATCGAGGGGCAGGAGCATGGTTTCACATCTATTCCTATTTCAATTTATTGGGCAATCGTCACGTTGACTACAGTGGGCTATGGAGACATTGTCCCACAGACTGTGCTTGGCAAAGCTGTTGCGGCATTAATTATGTTGATTGGTTATAGTATGATAGTGATACTTGCTGGTGTTATTTCACAAGAATTTTCTGATATGAAAAAAAACATCCAAACGTTGTCGTGCAATTCATGTGGAAAGTCAGATCATGAGCATAATGCAGTGTATTGCAAGCATTGCGGTAATCGTTTGTAG
- a CDS encoding tetratricopeptide repeat protein, with translation MSMESVLAKMEFRKFEASIVDFFSKKNGYAIVLTEDTNFTALLRQTLNKHLGLRNKCFSQVSTVEETIKQIRKELAAGKKLLVFIERIHRDKEMAFLVRKIKKDYSKCKVFITMTEAPREQFILLHELGADNFITKPIAINTFIEKVAHSIKPQGKLGQLIDIAKTMLEQGAYEDAANVARTVLNAKPDLSSAMLVMGDAYKGLKKYEQAHKCYLGAGDSAPLFLDPLKKLADLYGVAGVKKRQLDCLTKLDKMSPLNVERKLDIGHIYVELGNYVSADVYFEGALRQANKEALDYVGNVSQQIASAYEKRDPARAEQYLRKALRAKGDNLDKGDVDTFNSLGIVLRKQGKWRQAIQEYKRALQISRRDENLYYNIAVASAEGKEFEQAAAYLRKVIQLNENFVRTEPAVAYNMGLIFFRASDLDMAKMHLQICLSLDPNHASAKKVLSLM, from the coding sequence ATGTCGATGGAAAGTGTTTTAGCTAAAATGGAGTTTAGAAAGTTCGAGGCTAGTATAGTAGACTTTTTTTCAAAAAAGAACGGCTATGCAATTGTCTTGACTGAAGATACCAACTTTACGGCACTTTTGCGGCAAACACTCAACAAGCATCTTGGATTGCGGAATAAGTGTTTTTCGCAAGTCAGTACCGTTGAAGAAACAATTAAACAAATACGAAAAGAGCTTGCCGCCGGAAAAAAACTGTTAGTCTTTATCGAACGTATTCACAGGGATAAGGAAATGGCTTTTCTTGTTCGTAAGATTAAGAAAGACTATAGCAAGTGTAAGGTCTTTATCACTATGACTGAAGCACCTCGTGAGCAGTTCATTCTTTTGCATGAGCTGGGCGCGGATAACTTCATTACAAAGCCTATTGCCATTAACACCTTTATTGAAAAGGTTGCACACAGCATTAAACCGCAAGGTAAGTTAGGGCAATTAATTGATATAGCGAAGACGATGTTGGAGCAGGGCGCATATGAAGATGCAGCCAATGTTGCAAGGACAGTGCTCAATGCCAAGCCGGATCTTTCGTCTGCCATGCTTGTAATGGGTGATGCGTATAAGGGACTGAAAAAATACGAACAGGCACATAAGTGTTATCTGGGAGCAGGAGACTCTGCCCCTCTCTTTCTTGATCCGTTAAAAAAGCTTGCTGATTTATACGGAGTTGCGGGCGTAAAGAAGCGGCAACTTGATTGCCTTACAAAGCTGGACAAGATGAGTCCGCTGAACGTGGAGCGCAAGCTTGATATCGGTCATATTTATGTAGAGCTTGGCAACTATGTGAGTGCGGATGTGTACTTTGAAGGTGCGCTTCGGCAGGCGAACAAGGAAGCTTTAGACTATGTAGGTAATGTTTCTCAGCAGATTGCTTCTGCGTATGAAAAACGTGATCCCGCTCGTGCGGAACAGTATCTTCGTAAGGCATTGCGCGCCAAAGGAGATAATCTCGATAAGGGTGATGTTGATACCTTTAACAGCCTTGGAATTGTGCTGCGTAAACAGGGCAAATGGCGTCAGGCTATTCAGGAATACAAGCGAGCATTGCAGATTTCACGCAGGGATGAGAATCTTTATTACAACATTGCAGTTGCTTCTGCAGAGGGAAAAGAGTTTGAGCAGGCTGCAGCGTATCTGCGTAAGGTTATTCAACTGAATGAGAACTTTGTGCGTACTGAACCGGCCGTAGCGTATAATATGGGACTGATCTTTTTTAGAGCTTCTGACCTTGATATGGCTAAGATGCATCTGCAGATATGTTTGAGTTTGGATCCGAATCATGCCAGTGCCAAAAAAGTTTTATCACTTATGTAA